In Juglans regia cultivar Chandler chromosome 13, Walnut 2.0, whole genome shotgun sequence, the following proteins share a genomic window:
- the LOC108991577 gene encoding myosin-10: MASVGGQDADAVLSDVEGEEPIPIVIKNPTQEDISVEKFRELLAELDRERQAREMAENSKSELQVSFNRLKALTHEALKKRDESGRQRDEALREKEEALRSSEKVTAELAEANRAKDELSKQRDEIAKQFDEAVKERDGLRSEIETSSHMMITGIEKISAKVSNIKNFTVGGLPRSLKYTGLPAVAYGVIKRTNEIVEELLRQIDATTKSRNETREQMEQRNYEIAIEVSQLEATMNGLREEVAKKTSVVETLEKTIAGRDGKISEIERDTMEKLNKVENEASELRQIVSEYDDKLRSLESKMESQRPLLIDQLNLVSRIHERIYDVIKIVDFNNLDQSEFSESLFLPQEMDMEENIRAALAGMESIYELIKIVVQKTRDLVEEKSREIKGLDETVGQLVKEKEHIGSLLRSALTNRMAMDPSSKGNALFQVAENGLKEAGIDFKFSKLLEDRKVPNPNDKVDVPGTESDEIYSLAGALEKIVKASQLEIIELQHSVDDLRAESSLLKEHVEIQAKELDHRMQRIEELEEKERVANESVEGLMMDIAAAEEEITRWKVAAEQEAAAGRAVEQDFAAQLSSIKQELQEAKQAVLESEKKLKFKEETATAAMAARDAAEKSLRLADSRASRLRDRLEELTRQLEEFENREDLRGQNRPRYVCWPWQWLGMDFVGVRGSEIEQQGSNEMELSEPLL, encoded by the exons ATGGCGAGTGTGGGTGGCCAAGACGCTGATGCGGTTCTCAGCGACGTGGAGGGCGAAGAACCGATCCCGATCGTGATCAAGAATCCGACTCAGGAGGATATCTCCGTCGAGAAATTTCGGGAGCTTCTCGCCGAACTCGATCGCGAGCGGCAGGCTCGCGAGATGGCGGAGAACTCGAAATCGGAGTTGCAGGTTTCGTTCAACCGCTTGAAGGCTCTGACTCACGAAGCACTTAAGAAGCGCGACGAGAGCGGGAGGCAGAGGGACGAAGCTCTGCGCGAGAAGGAAGAAGCTCTGAGGTCGAGTGAGAAGGTCACGGCAGAATTGGCTGAGGCGAATAGAGCAAAAGACGAGCTTTCGAAGCAGAGAGATGAGATTGCGAAGCAATTTGATGAAGCGGTGAAGGAGAGGGACGGATTAAGATCGGAGATTGAGACTTCTAGCCATATGATGATCACTGGGATAGAGAAGATATCGGCGAAGGTTAGCAATATCAAGAATTTCACAGTGGGTGGGTTGCCAAGGTCGCTAAAATACACGGGGTTGCCAGCGGTGGCATATGGTGTGATTAAACGGACGAACGAGATTGTAGAAGAGCTCCTAAGACAGATTGATGCCACGACTAAGTCTAGGAATGAAACAAGGGAACAGATGGAGCAGAGGAATTATGAGATTGCCATTGAGGTTTCTCAGCTTGAAGCAACAATGAATGGGTTGAGGGAAGAAGTTGCGAAGAAGACTTCGGTTGTTGAGACTTTGGAGAAGACTATAGCCGGAAGGGACGGAAAGATATCTGAAATTGAAAGAGATACAATGGAGAAATTGAATAAGGTTGAGAATGAGGCTTCGGAGCTGAGGCAGATAGTCAGTGAGTATGATGACAAGTTGAGGAGTTTAGAATCAAAGATGGAATCACAGAGGCCTTTGCTAATTGATCAGTTGAATCTTGTGTCGAGAATTCACGAACGGATATATGATGTGATCAAGATAGttgattttaataatttggaCCAGTCAGAGTTCTCCGAGTCGTTGTTTCTCCCGCAGGAAATGGACATGGAGGAGAATATTCGTGCTGCTTTGGCTGGGATGGAGTCTATTTATGAGCTGATCAAAATTGTTGTTCAAAAGACCAGGGATTTAGTAGAGGAGAAGAGTCGTGAAATAAAGGGTTTGGATGAAACAGTAGGTCAACTGGTCAAGGAGAAAGAGCATATTGGATCATTACTTAGGAGTGCTTTGACAAATAGGATGGCAATGGATCCATCTTCCAAAGGGAATGCACTGTTTCAAGTTGCAGAAAATGGTTTGAAGGAGGCTGGGATAGATTTCAAATTCAGTAAGCTTCTTGAGGATAGAAAGGTTCCAAATCCCAATGACAAAGTGGATGTACCAGGGACAGAGAGTGATGAGATATACTCTTTG GCTGGTGCTTTGGAGAAGATTGTTAAGGCATCTCAGCTTGAGATCATTGAGCTGCAACATTCTGTGGATGACCTAAG GGCAGAGTCAAGCTTACTTAAAGAGCATGTAGAGATTCAAGCCAAGGAGCTTGACCATAGAATGCAACGGATAGAGGAACTCGAAGAAAAGGAGAGAGTGGCGAATGAAagt GTTGAAGGGCTTATGATGGACATTGCTGCTGCTGAAGAAGAAATCACGAGATGGAAAGTAGCAGCAGAGCAAGAAGCTGCTGCAGGAAGAGCCGTTGAACAAGACTTTGCGGCGCAG TTGTCATCAATTAAGCAGGAGCTTCAAGAAGCTAAGCAAGCTGTGTTGGAGTCTGAAAAGAAGCtcaaattcaaagaagagaCAGCCACTGCTGCCATGGCTGCAAGAGATGCAGCTGAGAAGTCATTGAGGTTGGCAGACTCGAGGGCGTCCAGGCTGAGAGATAGATTAGAGGAGCTTACCCGTCAGCTCGAAGAATTTGAGAACCGGGAAGACTTGAGAGGCCAAAATAGGCCTAGATATGTATGCTGGCCGTGGCAGTGGCTTGGGATGGACTTCGTAGGTGTCCGCGGGTCTGAGATAGAACAACAGGGTTCCAATGAAATGGAGCTTTCTGAACCTCTTTTATGA